Proteins from a single region of Companilactobacillus farciminis KCTC 3681 = DSM 20184:
- a CDS encoding nucleoside 2-deoxyribosyltransferase produces the protein MKIYFANGLFALADRMFNEYVVEKIRKMDSNIEVYLPQENGDINDKMNYADSIKIAQEDNKELLSSDLVVAILDGDTMDDGVASEIGVAFGKEIPVIGVYTDLRQHGFENPEKLEAVKTIGENPFAYINNYTIGLIKMNGMMVNNIDDMLEGIKKYSEK, from the coding sequence ATGAAAATCTATTTTGCCAACGGATTGTTTGCTTTGGCTGACCGTATGTTTAACGAATATGTAGTTGAGAAGATCAGAAAGATGGACAGCAACATCGAAGTCTATCTTCCCCAAGAAAATGGCGACATCAACGACAAAATGAATTACGCTGATTCAATCAAAATTGCTCAAGAAGACAACAAAGAACTTCTTTCTTCTGATTTAGTAGTAGCTATCTTAGATGGTGACACAATGGACGACGGTGTGGCTTCAGAAATTGGTGTGGCCTTCGGTAAAGAAATACCTGTTATTGGTGTTTACACTGACCTACGTCAACACGGCTTCGAAAACCCTGAAAAGCTTGAGGCTGTTAAGACTATCGGTGAAAATCCTTTTGCTTATATCAACAATTACACGATTGGTTTGATCAAAATGAATGGTATGATGGTCAACAATATTGACGACATGCTTGAAGGAATCAAAAAATATTCAGAAAAATAA